In Syngnathus scovelli strain Florida chromosome 10, RoL_Ssco_1.2, whole genome shotgun sequence, the following are encoded in one genomic region:
- the dtymk gene encoding thymidylate kinase, with the protein MAAKRGALIVLEGVDKAGKTTQCKKLVEALQQKGHPAEMMRFPDRSTTIGKLISAYLEKKSDLEDHTVHLLFSANRWEMVPVMKQKLKQGTTLVVDRYAFSGAAFTSAKPGFSLDWCTRPDVGLPKPDIVLFLRLSPVEAALRGRYGEERYEDAAFQSAVLDRFNQLMDDPSVNWKVVDASGSMNEVHNDIVQKSLDTIHIAQTQPLGELWTNSQLCPIPESQH; encoded by the exons ATGGCGGCTAAGCGAGGCGCGCTCATCGTGTTAGAGGGGGTGGACAAAGCCGGCAAGACCACGCAGTGCAAGAAGCTGGTCGAGGCGCTGCAACAGAAAGGACACCCAGCGGAGATGATGAGGTTTCCCG ACAGAAGCACGACGATTGGAAAGCTGATCAGCGCTTACCTGGAGAAGAAGAGCGACCTGGAGGACCACACAGTGCACCTTCTCTTTTCCGCTAACCGGTGGGAAATGGT GCCTGTTATGAAACAAAAGTTGAAGCAAGGGACCACGCTAGTGGTTGACCGGTACGCCTTCTCTGGGGCTGCTTTCACCAGTGCCAAACCG GGTTTCAGTCTAGATTGGTGCACCAGGCCAGATGTGGGTTTGCCCAAGCCAGACATTGTCCTGTTTCTGCGCTTGAGCCCGGTCGAAGCAGCTCTGCGAGGTCGCTATGGCGAGGAACGCTACGAGGACGCCGCCTTTCAGAGCGCCGTGCTCGACCGCTTCAATCAGCTCATGGACGACCCATCCGTCAACTGGAAG GTGGTGGATGCATCCGGGAGCATGAATGAAGTTCACAATGACATCGTCCAGAAGAGCCTGGACACCATTCACATTGCGCAGACGCAACCTCTGGGTGAGCTCTGGACAAATAGCCAATTATGTCCAATCCCAGAATCACAACATTAG